In Mesorhizobium sp. M9A.F.Ca.ET.002.03.1.2, the DNA window GACTTCAAGGGCGAGATCTACACCCGCCAGGAACGCAACGGCATCCTGCTCGGCACCTATGAAAAGGCCTGCAAGCCGTGGTCGCCGGTCAACACGCCATGGGATTTCGGCCACGAACTGCTGCAGCCCGACATCGATCGCATCGCGCCCTCGCTCGAAATCGGCTTCAAGCATTTCCCCGGTATCGAGACGGCCGGCATCAAGCAGATCATCAACGGTCCCTTCACCTTCGCGCTGGACGGCAATCCGCTGGTCGGCCCGGTGCAGGGCCTGACCAATTTCTGGTGCGCCTGCGCCGTCATGGCCGGGTTCAGCCAGGGCGGCGGCGTCGGCTTGGCGTTGTCGAACTGGATGGTCCATGGCGACCCAGGCTTCGATGTCTGGGGCATGGATGTCGCCCGCTTCGGCGAGTGGGCGAGCCTGCGCTACACCAACGCCAAGGTGCGCGAAAACTATTCGCGCCGGTTCTCCATCCGCTTCCCCAACGAGGAACTGCCGGCAGCCAGACCGGCGCAGACGACGCCGCTCTACGACACCATGCTGGCCAACAACGCCGTCATGGGCGACTCATGGGGCCTCGAAACCCCGCTCTGGTTCGCGCCGAAAGGTTCGGAGCCGAAGGATATCGTTTCGTTCCACCGCTCCAACGATTTCAGGCCGATCGGCGAGGAAGTGCGCACGACGCGCGAGAAGGTCGGCGTCACCGAGATCGCCAATTTCGCCAAATACGAAGTGTCCGGGCCGGGATCGGAAGATTTCCTCAACCGGCTGATGACCAACCGCATGCCGAAGGCCGGCCGCATCGTGCTGACACCGATGCTGAACGAGTTCGGTAAATTGATCGGCGACTTCACCATCGCCAAGGCGGGTGAAGAGCGTTTTATGATCTGGAGCTCGTCCGCCGCTCAGAAATACCATATGCGCTGGTTCGAGAAGCATCTGCCGAAGGATGGCCCAAGGGCGTCAGAGGTGCGCATCCACCGCTTCGACCAGACGCTTGTCGGCCTCTCGATCGCCGGACCGAAATCGCGAGACCTGCTGCAGAAACTGGTCGATGTCGACATCTCGACCAAGGCTTTTCGCTTCATGGATTTCCGCGAGATGGCGGTCGGCGGCGCGCCCTGCATGGTCAATCGCATCACCTATACCGGCGATCTCGGCTACGAGATCTGGATGGCGCCGGCCTACCAGCGCCTTGTCTATCGCGCGATCAAGGACGCCGGCGAAGAATTTGGCCTCGTCGATTTCGGCATGCGCGCCTTGCTCTCGATGCGCCTGGAAAAGAATTTTCCGACCTGGTTCCGCGAGCTGCGCCCGATCTACGGGCCGTTCGAAGGGGGAATGGACCGCTTCGTCAAGCTGGAGAAGAACGACTTCATCGGACGCGAGGCGGCAGCCAGGGAACAGGCCGAAGGGCCGAAGCTGCGCCGCGTCTCCTTCGTCGTCGACGCCGCGGATGCCGATGTGATGGGCGACGAGCCGATCTGGGCCAAGGTCGGCGACAAGGACTACGACACGGTGGAAAAGCCGCACGGCTATGGCGCGCCGCGTTTCGACACATCAGGCGAGGAAGTACGTGGCTCCAAGGCAGCGGAAGGTGCCTCGGCAGTGCGCGGCATCGTCGACGGCGACTGGCGCGTGGTCGGCTGGGTCACCTCCGGCGGCTATGCGCATTACGTGCAAAAGTCGATGGCGCAGGGCTATGTGCCGGCTGCCTTGGCCGAGAACGAGAGCGCCGGACTGTTCGAGATCGAAATCCTCGGGAGCCGGCGGCCGGCCCGCATCAATGTCGAGCCGCCTTTCGACCCGAGCGGCGAGAAAATGCGGACCTGATGCATGTCGCCCGAAGGGTGCGGGCCGCTATCCACATTGTGCGGGGTACGGTCTTCATGCTAGCGGAGCCGGCGGTAACCGGCACCGGCGATGAGAACTCCTTGAAGTATTCCTCGAAGTATTCGATGAAGTGGGCCGAATGGCTTGCCGAGGGCAGGATCGGCCCCTTCCCCGCAGCGATCGTCATGATCGCGCTTTATTGCTGCGCACAGATTGTCGTGCTGCCGCTCGTGAGCCTTTGGGCGGGGACCGCGGTCGGCGTCGATGACTCCGAACAGCTGATGTATATGCGGTTTTTGTGGGCGGGCTATGGCGGCGCTCAGCCGCCGCTTTACTCCTGGCTCGGCTGGCTGGCGTCATCGGTTTTCGGAACCAACATCCTCGCACTTAAAGTACTGAAATATTCCCTGATTTTCGTGGCCCTGGCCTCGGTCTTCGTCGCGGTGCGCAAACTCGGCTATTCCCAGCGCACAGCGGTTGCCGCTACTCTAGGTCTGTTGCTGTTTCCTCAGCTGACCTGGGAAATGCAGCACACCTTGTCGCATACCGTTGCCGCATTCTGCTTTTCGGCGCTGCTGCTGCTTGCGCTTATCGAGCTTCTGCAGCGCAAATCGCTGCTGGCCTACGCCTTGTTCGGCCTGGCGATCGGTGCGGCTGTGCTGGCGAAATACAACAACGTCATCCTGCTTGCCGCGATGCTGCTGGCGACCTTGTCGATGCGCGAAACCCGCCAGGTCATCCTGCGTCCGCAAATCATGATCAGCATGGCCGTGGCGCTGCTGGTGTGCCTGCCGACACTGTATTGGACCGCCATGCATCCGAGCGAATTGCTGGCGCGCAGCTATAAGTTCGGCATCGATGAAGGCGACGGTGCTTTCCTCGTCGCGTTGAAAGGCATCGTCGACTTCGCCGGAGCCGTACGGAATTTTGCCATCGTGCCGTTCGTGACTTTTGCAGTGGCGATGCTGGCGGGACGGATCCTTCCATCGACGCTTCGCCAGCGGCTTCCAGATTCGGAAAAATTCTTGTGGCGCGTTCTCGGCTTCGGGCTCTGCATCACGACTATCCTGGTGATCGCCAGCGGCGCCACCATGTTCAGAGCGCGCTGGCTGTTGCCGGTCCTGTTTCTTCTGCCTGTCGCGTTCGCTGCCCGCATGGATGCCCTTGGCGACAAAGGCAGGACCGCGCAATACCTCACCATCGCCGTTGCAGCCACGCTGGCCGTGCTGGTCTTGCCGGCGTCGTGGGCTTACCAGGTCTATGGCGGAAAAGGTATGGGACGTGTCGCCCGTCTGGACTACCAGACGCTGTATCATGATCTGACCGCGGATGGCGCGATCAAGACGGTTACGTCGGACTGGCACTGGGTGGGCAACCTCAGGCTCGTCGATCCCGACCTTGTCGTGCTCGGAAAGGAGGTGCCGGGTTTCGCTGCATTGCTGCAGGAACCGGCTATTCTGATCTGGCTCGATAAACCGGACCCGGCGCCGGAAATCCTCGACCGCATCCATCAGGCGGGTTTCGTCCTGGATGGTGAAACCCGCACCCTCAGGGTTCCCGAATTTTTCGGCTCGAGCGACGGCCGGCTTGTGACCGTCGCCAAGTTGAAAAGGCAGGAGGCAAAATGACCGTCCGGCGATCGGCTGGCCATCTGTGATGACCGGATCTGGCACAAGGACCGGAAAATGAGTGAGCAAGGCGTCGAGCGACGATTCGGTCGCCACCGCAAGATCATGCCGTTCGACCCGGACGAAGCGGGCTCCATCGATGCGCTGCGCCGGAAGTCGCGGCAGAAGGCTGCTGAGCTCAACCAGCATGTGCTTGGCTATGGCGCACTGGCGGAAGCCGAGTGGCAAGCCGCCGACATCGCCGCCCCCGACCTGGCCGCCATGCGGCAATACCGGCTCGACCGCATCCGCGCCGAGCTGAGGCGTCGCGACTACGCGGGAGCTCTGCTCTACGATCCGATCAACATCCGCTACGCAACCGACTCGACCAACATGCAGCTGTGGGTGGCGCGCAATCCGACACGGCATTGTTTCGTCGCCACTGACGGGCCGGTCGTGCTGTTCGACTATTTTTCCTGCGAGCACCTTTCCGAACATTCCGGCGTCGTCGACGAGGTGCGGCCGGCAGTGTCGTGGACGTATCTCTACGGCGGCGAGCTGACTGAACTGAAGGTCCGCCGCTGGGCGGCCGGCATCGCCGATCTGGTGAGGGAGCATGGCGGCGGCAACAACCGGATCGCGGTCGACCACATCAATCCCGAGGGTGTCGAGGAACTCGCCCGCCTCGGCATTTCGATCGGCAATGGCGAAGCGGTGATGGAGAACGTGCGGCTGATCAAATCGCCCGACGAAATCCTGGCTATGCGCCGCTCGATCGTCGCTTGCGAGGCGGCGATGCGCGAGATGGAAGCCGCGCTCGTCCCGGGCATTTCCGAGAACGAATTGTGGGCCGAGCTTCACCGCGGCAACATTGCGCGCGGCGGCGAATGGATCGAAACCCGGCTCTTGTCATCCGGCCCGCGCACCAATCCGTGGTTTCAGGAATGCTCGTCGCGGACGATCGAAGCCGGCGATCTCGTCGCCTTTGATACCGATCTGATCGGCCCCTACGGCTTCTGCGCCGACCTGTCGCGCACCTGGCTCTGCGGCGACGCCAAGCCGTCCAACGCGCAACGCGACCTGTTTCGCATCGCCGCCGACCAGATCGCCCACAACACCGGCCTGATGCAGCCCGGCATATCGTTCCGCGACCTCGTCGAACGCTCGGCAGTGCCTCCTGGGGACTGTTTCCCGACGCGCTACGGTGTGCTTTATCATGGCGTCGGTCTGGCCGACGAATACCCGACGCTGCCGCATGCTGACGACTGGACCGAGGACACGCCGGACGGTGTTCTCGAAGCCGGCATGGTGCTGTGCGTGGAGAGCTATATCGGCCGGCTTGGCGGCCACGAGGGTGTCAAGATCGAGGAACAGATCCTGGTCACCGCAGCCGGCAACGAGCAGCTTTCGACCTATCCGCTCGACGAGCGGCTGCTCGGCGGCTGAGCGTTCTCAGCCGGCCGCCGCGACGGCCTCACGCATCGCAGCGACAATCTCTTCCGGTGTCGCTCTGGAGGTGATGAACGGCAGGCCCTTGCGCCGCCTTGTCCAGCCGACGACTGCCAGCTTCTGTGCCGCAGGCTCGAAGCGCTGCGCCAGCACCCAGCTCAGGCAATCGATTGCCGCGACATCGGCCCTGCCCTCGGCAATCGCGACGATCGACGCGCGGTGGCCGCCGCTTTCGCTGCGCTCTGAGAAGATGTCCAGGCTCTCGCCCATCGCCTTCAGATCGCGCGTCAGCCCTACGAGGCCCGACATCGAATCGGAGCTGTTGAAGGTGAAGCGCATGCTGCGCAGCAGGTCGAGAGGAACGAGAGGGCTGCCGTCATCAGGCGATCGAGCAGACGGCGCACCGTCCGCGCGCATCACGAGGGCGCTCGAATAGAGTTCGCCCTGCCCGCCTTCGAAGGCATCGTAATTCGGCTGGCCGATCACCTGGACATGCTCCGACAGGCCGATTTCCATCGGACCCCAGCAGGTTTGCGCGAACAGCAACGCCGGATGCAGCCAGAGCCCGTGAAAATCCAGTTCGTCCGGCGGCAGCGTCGCCGGATCGGGCGCGATGACCTTTCCGGCGGCGTCGCGGATGCCGCCTTCTACAGGCCGCAAATCAGCGTTGACGCGAGCGATGGTCTGCGGCGCGTCGATGCCTTTTTGCCGGAAGACATCACGCAGCCGCGCCCATTGGGCATCGACCTCGCCGCGCATTTCGGGCCAGTCATACATCGGCAAGGCGGCAACGAAATCGCTCATGCCGGGATTTTGATCTTTACGCTGAGAAACTGACGAGACCATTGATACGCGCACCTGGGCATCGCCGCCGGCGATGCCGCAAATTCATTCCTTCGGCGGCTCGGCAGGCACCGGCGCGCTGCCAAGCCCATTGAGGCTGCGCGCCCTGACGCGCGGCTTGAACGCCCGGCCCGGTTCCGGCGTGCGCCGCAGCACCGGGTGGACGACCGGCTCCTTCGCCTTGAAGGCATATGCCTTGAGCAATGCAAAATAATTCGGAAAGGCGTAGCCATTGTTCATCCGCAGCCATTCGTCACGGCGCTCGGCAAACAGCTTCGGCAGCCGGTACCAGGCCACGGTCGGGCTCTTGTGATGGACGAGGTGCAGGTTGTTGTTGAGAAACAGCAAGGACAGCGGCGAACGCTCGACGATCACCGTGCGACCTTCCGGATGCTCCGACCACTGGTGCTCGGCGAAGGTACGGATCGAGATCAGCGACTGGCCGAGCCACACCGGCACCAGGACGTAGAGCCACAGCGGGATGCCGAAGCCGAACTGCACGACAGGCAACACCACGGCGAGGCCGATCGCGTGCAGCAGCCATGCCTTGCGGATCACCCTGTCGCCGGCAAGCATCTGCTTGGCATCGTCGATGAAGAAGCCGATGCACGACAGCCACGGGCCAAACACGAGGCGGCCGATCATGGTGTTGTTTATTTTCAGCAGGAACTTCATCGCCGGCGGCAATTCGTCATGGTGCCACAGCGCCTTGTAGTAGCTTTCGGGATCGTCAAGCGGATCGGTCAACCGTTCGTCGGCATGATGGCGCAGATGAATGATCTTGAAACGGCGGAACGGCCAAACGAGGCCGATCGGCAGGAAGACGAACGCTTCGTTGAGCTGCGCATTGCGGGTCGGATGGCCATGCAGGATTTCGTGCGCCAGCGAGGATTGCAGCGCGACCATCAAGGCCAGAGCGACGAGCGCCAGCAACGGGTAGGACGGCCAGAGGAGCAAGCCGGCGGCGAGCCAGGTGCCATAACAGAAGAATGCGAGAAATACGGTCGGCCATTCGATGGCCGGTGCGCTGCGTCGTCTACTACCTGTGTTCGTCATGCGATCGACCACTGCCCTTCCAGTCGCCGGAACTCCGTGATTCCTGACAACATTGTGTCAGGAGCGTTGAGTTGCTGCAA includes these proteins:
- a CDS encoding FAD-dependent oxidoreductase codes for the protein MKSHVKAVVIGGGVVGCSVLYHLAKAGWTDIMLIERSELTSGSSWHAAGGFHTLNGDPNVAKLQAYTVQLYKEIEELSGQSCSLHLTGGVMMADTPERMDFLRLAHAKGRYLGMDTELITPSEAKAMFPLMDETNFVGAMWDPVEGHLDPSGTTHAYAKAARKLGAEIVLRNRVVELTQEVDGTWNVVTEQGTVKAEHVVNCGGLWAREIGRMVGVELPVLAMEHMYLLTEPMPEVEEFNRSTGREMIGVLDFKGEIYTRQERNGILLGTYEKACKPWSPVNTPWDFGHELLQPDIDRIAPSLEIGFKHFPGIETAGIKQIINGPFTFALDGNPLVGPVQGLTNFWCACAVMAGFSQGGGVGLALSNWMVHGDPGFDVWGMDVARFGEWASLRYTNAKVRENYSRRFSIRFPNEELPAARPAQTTPLYDTMLANNAVMGDSWGLETPLWFAPKGSEPKDIVSFHRSNDFRPIGEEVRTTREKVGVTEIANFAKYEVSGPGSEDFLNRLMTNRMPKAGRIVLTPMLNEFGKLIGDFTIAKAGEERFMIWSSSAAQKYHMRWFEKHLPKDGPRASEVRIHRFDQTLVGLSIAGPKSRDLLQKLVDVDISTKAFRFMDFREMAVGGAPCMVNRITYTGDLGYEIWMAPAYQRLVYRAIKDAGEEFGLVDFGMRALLSMRLEKNFPTWFRELRPIYGPFEGGMDRFVKLEKNDFIGREAAAREQAEGPKLRRVSFVVDAADADVMGDEPIWAKVGDKDYDTVEKPHGYGAPRFDTSGEEVRGSKAAEGASAVRGIVDGDWRVVGWVTSGGYAHYVQKSMAQGYVPAALAENESAGLFEIEILGSRRPARINVEPPFDPSGEKMRT
- a CDS encoding glycosyltransferase family 39 protein; the encoded protein is MLAEPAVTGTGDENSLKYSSKYSMKWAEWLAEGRIGPFPAAIVMIALYCCAQIVVLPLVSLWAGTAVGVDDSEQLMYMRFLWAGYGGAQPPLYSWLGWLASSVFGTNILALKVLKYSLIFVALASVFVAVRKLGYSQRTAVAATLGLLLFPQLTWEMQHTLSHTVAAFCFSALLLLALIELLQRKSLLAYALFGLAIGAAVLAKYNNVILLAAMLLATLSMRETRQVILRPQIMISMAVALLVCLPTLYWTAMHPSELLARSYKFGIDEGDGAFLVALKGIVDFAGAVRNFAIVPFVTFAVAMLAGRILPSTLRQRLPDSEKFLWRVLGFGLCITTILVIASGATMFRARWLLPVLFLLPVAFAARMDALGDKGRTAQYLTIAVAATLAVLVLPASWAYQVYGGKGMGRVARLDYQTLYHDLTADGAIKTVTSDWHWVGNLRLVDPDLVVLGKEVPGFAALLQEPAILIWLDKPDPAPEILDRIHQAGFVLDGETRTLRVPEFFGSSDGRLVTVAKLKRQEAK
- a CDS encoding Xaa-Pro peptidase family protein; protein product: MSEQGVERRFGRHRKIMPFDPDEAGSIDALRRKSRQKAAELNQHVLGYGALAEAEWQAADIAAPDLAAMRQYRLDRIRAELRRRDYAGALLYDPINIRYATDSTNMQLWVARNPTRHCFVATDGPVVLFDYFSCEHLSEHSGVVDEVRPAVSWTYLYGGELTELKVRRWAAGIADLVREHGGGNNRIAVDHINPEGVEELARLGISIGNGEAVMENVRLIKSPDEILAMRRSIVACEAAMREMEAALVPGISENELWAELHRGNIARGGEWIETRLLSSGPRTNPWFQECSSRTIEAGDLVAFDTDLIGPYGFCADLSRTWLCGDAKPSNAQRDLFRIAADQIAHNTGLMQPGISFRDLVERSAVPPGDCFPTRYGVLYHGVGLADEYPTLPHADDWTEDTPDGVLEAGMVLCVESYIGRLGGHEGVKIEEQILVTAAGNEQLSTYPLDERLLGG
- a CDS encoding PhnD/SsuA/transferrin family substrate-binding protein; amino-acid sequence: MSDFVAALPMYDWPEMRGEVDAQWARLRDVFRQKGIDAPQTIARVNADLRPVEGGIRDAAGKVIAPDPATLPPDELDFHGLWLHPALLFAQTCWGPMEIGLSEHVQVIGQPNYDAFEGGQGELYSSALVMRADGAPSARSPDDGSPLVPLDLLRSMRFTFNSSDSMSGLVGLTRDLKAMGESLDIFSERSESGGHRASIVAIAEGRADVAAIDCLSWVLAQRFEPAAQKLAVVGWTRRRKGLPFITSRATPEEIVAAMREAVAAAG
- a CDS encoding fatty acid desaturase, translated to MTNTGSRRRSAPAIEWPTVFLAFFCYGTWLAAGLLLWPSYPLLALVALALMVALQSSLAHEILHGHPTRNAQLNEAFVFLPIGLVWPFRRFKIIHLRHHADERLTDPLDDPESYYKALWHHDELPPAMKFLLKINNTMIGRLVFGPWLSCIGFFIDDAKQMLAGDRVIRKAWLLHAIGLAVVLPVVQFGFGIPLWLYVLVPVWLGQSLISIRTFAEHQWSEHPEGRTVIVERSPLSLLFLNNNLHLVHHKSPTVAWYRLPKLFAERRDEWLRMNNGYAFPNYFALLKAYAFKAKEPVVHPVLRRTPEPGRAFKPRVRARSLNGLGSAPVPAEPPKE